From a region of the Nonlabens dokdonensis DSW-6 genome:
- a CDS encoding RagB/SusD family nutrient uptake outer membrane protein — translation MKAYKYLILAIGLSIMGCSDLEEEPVGLLAPEGFFQSTQDIQTAVNGAYGHMLHEDFWGRKMSLTLMLRSDMVAIGDPTTSGRRIEHDEFNVPADNGMISGYWNRTYQIIAAANNAIAGAELVGDTDENKNPVVAQAYFVRAFTYFHLVRQFGDIPYLSAPVTDVVAANSISKTSVDDVYANIIADLEFAEQWLPDTQPARSLPAKSAAQSYLALVYLTRGQHQLAYDYAKEVIDNEGVYNLDLDPDFQNLFNANVVDASLEPIFSLDFNGFSPSDDGRDYMAALTGIRGDEQYEPNVVGGGWSVGVPTLAVYNDWDDNDYRKQVSFDDTNVVNDVENPFTVFANFNSRAVNRPHIAKYTRFTGNTGNGNGRNSNHNYHFMRYAEVLLIAAEALNEVSGGSDEAMGYVNRVRARARAGNGSAFPANVSGLNQDQLRDVIIDERRLELAFEFKRWYDIVRLRIGSEVFGSSGYEGAVPGFDPSQDYLFPLPADELSRNPNLLPQNPGY, via the coding sequence ATGAAAGCTTATAAATATTTAATCCTTGCTATAGGATTGTCAATAATGGGTTGTTCAGATTTAGAAGAAGAACCAGTAGGCCTGCTTGCTCCAGAAGGGTTTTTTCAGTCAACACAAGATATACAGACTGCGGTTAATGGAGCTTATGGACATATGTTACATGAGGATTTTTGGGGGCGTAAGATGTCTTTGACTTTAATGTTACGTAGTGACATGGTTGCTATAGGTGACCCAACAACTTCAGGCCGTAGAATTGAGCATGATGAATTCAATGTACCTGCAGATAATGGTATGATTTCAGGTTACTGGAATAGAACTTATCAAATTATAGCAGCTGCTAATAACGCTATAGCTGGAGCAGAACTAGTAGGTGATACTGACGAAAATAAGAATCCAGTTGTAGCTCAAGCGTACTTTGTTAGGGCTTTCACATACTTTCATTTGGTAAGACAATTTGGTGATATTCCCTATTTAAGTGCACCAGTCACGGATGTGGTAGCGGCAAATAGCATTAGTAAAACCTCTGTTGATGATGTTTATGCAAACATTATTGCTGATTTAGAATTTGCAGAGCAGTGGCTGCCGGATACACAGCCTGCTAGATCTTTACCTGCGAAGTCTGCAGCGCAGTCGTACCTTGCCCTTGTTTATTTGACTCGCGGCCAGCATCAACTTGCATACGATTATGCCAAAGAAGTGATCGATAATGAAGGTGTTTACAACCTAGATTTAGATCCTGATTTTCAAAACTTATTTAATGCAAACGTAGTCGATGCCTCTCTAGAACCTATATTTTCTCTAGATTTTAATGGTTTTAGCCCAAGTGATGATGGTAGAGATTATATGGCAGCATTAACAGGAATAAGAGGTGATGAGCAATATGAACCTAATGTTGTAGGTGGTGGCTGGTCAGTAGGAGTTCCTACCTTAGCTGTATATAATGATTGGGATGATAATGATTATAGAAAACAAGTAAGTTTTGATGATACTAACGTTGTAAATGATGTGGAAAACCCTTTTACGGTTTTTGCAAATTTCAATTCTCGAGCTGTGAATAGACCACATATTGCAAAATATACTAGGTTTACTGGTAATACAGGTAATGGAAATGGTAGAAACTCTAACCATAACTACCATTTTATGCGTTATGCCGAGGTTTTATTAATCGCAGCAGAAGCTCTTAATGAAGTTAGCGGTGGTAGTGATGAAGCTATGGGATATGTAAACCGTGTACGAGCAAGGGCTCGTGCTGGTAATGGTTCTGCTTTTCCAGCAAACGTGTCTGGATTAAATCAAGACCAATTGAGAGATGTTATTATAGATGAAAGAAGATTAGAATTAGCTTTTGAATTCAAGAGATGGTATGATATTGTTAGATTAAGAATAGGTAGTGAAGTGTTTGGATCTTCTGGTTATGAAGGTGCTGTTCCTGGATTTGATCCTTCACAGGATTATTTATTTCCGCTTCCTGCAGATGAGCTTTCTAGAAACCCAAATCTATTACCACAAAATCCCGGATACTAA